A single Nostoc sp. PCC 7107 DNA region contains:
- a CDS encoding RMD1 family protein, translated as MQKFFFSDKDSFKAQALFLGKKIDLQKLENYTYLATMPVMVKVGEQGCAVLLGYGAVVLFNLEPVEKVAFLTQISSQVSDSFTDPETEEVEVHLNVSESERVKEGKIFLHELSVERLQIVADVLAKSVVLSHYEISIAAVFDQIEPFAASLQRENRSWRQSRELLRQLGTTLLVQHKIVGRVEIIDKPELLWESPQLENLYLRLEDEYEIRERHHALERKLELISQTAQTVLEFMQHTSSQRVEWYVVILIVVEILLSLYDIFFTR; from the coding sequence ATGCAGAAATTCTTTTTTAGTGACAAAGATAGCTTTAAAGCACAAGCCCTATTTCTCGGTAAGAAGATTGATCTACAAAAATTGGAAAATTATACTTACTTGGCGACTATGCCAGTAATGGTGAAAGTGGGTGAACAAGGTTGCGCGGTGCTGCTGGGCTATGGTGCAGTTGTTCTGTTTAACCTTGAGCCTGTGGAAAAGGTAGCCTTTTTAACCCAAATATCCTCTCAAGTTAGTGACTCTTTTACAGATCCTGAAACAGAAGAAGTGGAGGTTCATCTCAATGTTTCCGAAAGTGAGCGAGTTAAGGAAGGAAAAATTTTCCTACATGAATTGAGTGTAGAACGCTTGCAAATCGTGGCTGATGTTCTCGCCAAAAGTGTTGTGCTGTCTCATTATGAAATTAGTATAGCGGCAGTATTTGATCAAATTGAACCGTTTGCGGCTAGTCTCCAGCGTGAAAACAGAAGTTGGCGGCAGAGTCGGGAATTGCTGCGTCAACTAGGGACAACGTTGTTAGTTCAACATAAGATAGTGGGTCGAGTGGAGATTATCGATAAGCCAGAGTTACTCTGGGAATCCCCACAGTTGGAAAACTTATATCTGCGCTTGGAGGATGAATACGAAATCCGTGAGCGTCACCATGCCTTGGAACGCAAACTAGAGCTAATTTCTCAAACCGCACAAACTGTCTTGGAGTTTATGCAGCATACTAGTAGCCAGCGAGTAGAGTGGTATGTAGTAATTTTGATTGTGGTGGAGATTTTGCTGTCACTGTACGATATTTTTTTTACACGCTGA
- a CDS encoding CHAT domain-containing protein, with the protein MTATASILIKYIEIVFPITQALAQIPNDPQAKASSLVNQGNQQLEQGKFEEAIHSFQEALNIYRKIKDQSYEAITLQNLADAYSIYGKNLIAIDYYQKSLSLARKVENISLEREALFRLTESYELIGNTNQAVNAYEKLLPFLADNSARYYGGTLGRLGNLLLNTGKVQESQLKLLNGIKVIENGLKNIFANSELSDISKVFVRDRYEAPFITLQRVFVAQKNPEAALETAEWSKARVLVELVASRLSQTNHQFEPPQPPKIKQIQQIAKEQNATLVEYSIIHHPLMVKIPGKREWQESELYIWVVKPTGKVTFHSVNLTKFQNESHLTLDQLVNKIPVSSTHEWSKYLKQLHKVLIQPIAAELPKNPNEHIVFIPDDALFFVPFAALKDENGKYLIERHTILTSPSIQVLSLTHQQNEKLKQTVLKDVLVVGNPRMPKVAISPDEIPRQLEPLPFAEVEANNIAKLFNTKAIIGKDATKINVLQRMKTAQIIHLATHGWAEDQGGLGSWIALAPYAGDNGLLTAEEILSLKLKAKLVVLSACETAKGSLTGDGVVGLSRSLIAAGTPSVIVSLWNIPDESTQLIMTEFYQHFQQDPDKAQALRQAMLVLIKQGYLPLNWAAFTLIGEP; encoded by the coding sequence GTGACTGCTACTGCTTCAATATTGATTAAATATATTGAAATAGTATTTCCTATCACTCAAGCATTGGCGCAAATACCAAATGATCCACAAGCAAAAGCATCAAGCTTAGTAAATCAAGGTAATCAGCAACTAGAACAAGGTAAATTTGAGGAGGCAATTCATTCTTTTCAAGAAGCTCTCAATATCTATCGAAAAATTAAAGACCAAAGTTATGAGGCGATAACCTTACAAAATTTAGCAGATGCTTACTCTATTTATGGAAAAAATTTAATAGCTATTGACTATTATCAAAAAAGTTTATCCTTGGCGCGAAAAGTTGAAAACATTTCATTAGAAAGGGAAGCTTTATTTAGATTAACTGAATCTTATGAACTCATAGGAAATACAAATCAAGCTGTGAATGCTTATGAGAAACTTTTACCGTTTTTAGCAGATAACTCTGCTCGTTACTATGGTGGAACATTAGGACGGTTAGGCAACTTACTACTAAATACTGGTAAAGTTCAAGAATCACAATTAAAACTTTTAAATGGAATTAAAGTTATTGAGAATGGGCTTAAAAACATTTTTGCTAATTCTGAGTTATCAGATATATCAAAAGTTTTTGTACGTGACAGATATGAAGCACCATTCATTACTTTACAGCGCGTATTCGTTGCTCAGAAAAATCCAGAGGCTGCTTTAGAAACTGCGGAATGGTCAAAAGCCAGAGTGTTAGTAGAATTAGTAGCATCTCGCCTATCCCAAACGAATCATCAATTCGAGCCGCCACAACCGCCTAAAATTAAGCAAATCCAACAAATAGCCAAAGAGCAGAATGCCACACTAGTGGAATATTCAATTATTCATCATCCCCTAATGGTTAAAATTCCCGGAAAAAGGGAATGGCAAGAATCAGAATTATATATTTGGGTGGTTAAACCCACAGGCAAGGTTACTTTTCACTCTGTTAACTTAACAAAATTTCAAAATGAAAGTCATCTAACTTTAGACCAACTAGTCAATAAAATACCAGTTTCCAGCACTCATGAATGGAGTAAATATTTAAAGCAACTACATAAAGTTCTGATTCAGCCAATTGCTGCCGAATTACCTAAAAACCCCAATGAACATATAGTTTTTATTCCTGATGATGCTTTGTTTTTTGTTCCCTTTGCTGCATTAAAAGATGAAAATGGTAAATATTTGATTGAACGACATACTATTTTAACTTCTCCTTCTATTCAAGTTTTATCACTGACTCACCAACAAAATGAAAAACTTAAACAAACTGTTCTGAAAGATGTATTAGTAGTAGGTAATCCCAGAATGCCAAAAGTAGCCATTAGTCCTGATGAAATTCCTCGTCAGTTAGAGCCTTTGCCATTTGCTGAGGTTGAAGCCAATAACATTGCTAAACTATTTAATACTAAAGCAATTATTGGTAAAGATGCTACTAAAATCAATGTTTTACAGCGGATGAAAACAGCACAAATTATCCATTTAGCAACTCATGGATGGGCTGAAGATCAAGGAGGATTAGGAAGTTGGATTGCATTAGCTCCCTATGCTGGAGATAATGGTTTACTCACAGCCGAGGAAATCCTCTCTTTAAAGTTGAAAGCCAAGCTAGTAGTTTTAAGTGCTTGTGAAACAGCAAAAGGTTCACTTACAGGAGATGGTGTAGTTGGATTATCGCGTTCTTTGATTGCTGCGGGAACACCCAGCGTAATCGTTTCACTGTGGAATATTCCCGATGAATCAACTCAGTTAATTATGACCGAATTTTATCAACATTTTCAGCAAGACCCTGATAAAGCGCAAGCTCTACGTCAAGCAATGTTAGTCTTAATTAAACAAGGTTATCTTCCTTTAAATTGGGCAGCATTTACACTAATTGGCGAACCCTAG
- a CDS encoding transposase — MEAAGCQILYLPPYSADRNRIEKIWATLKGLVRKLLPTSDHLRDAIETVLKQVAS, encoded by the coding sequence ATTGAAGCGGCGGGGTGTCAGATACTTTACTTGCCACCCTACTCAGCAGACCGCAATCGAATCGAAAAGATTTGGGCTACTTTGAAAGGTCTGGTTCGCAAGCTTTTACCCACATCAGATCATCTACGTGATGCTATTGAAACTGTTCTCAAGCAAGTAGCCTCCTAA
- a CDS encoding RtcB family protein, with the protein MPYEQLTINTPAPVLSWANHPLASDETKMAKNVASLPFVFKHVALMPDVHLGKGALVGSVIATKDAIIPAAVGVDIGCGMSAIKMPFSGDKLEGKLKKIRLDIEAAIPTGFNENKDIEKSVTNWQRWRDFQGLHPGVQDLETKAMKQMGSLGGGNHFIEVCLDTENQVWLMLHSGSRNIGNKLAQCHINTAKELAKMAGHKLPDPDLAYFVARTPEFQAYWNDLQWSQDYARFNRDVMMLRFKHIIEKHLAGGKLTKPLLQVNCHHNYAEKEVHFDEDVYVTRKGAVRAQIEDYGIIPGSMGAKSFIVKGKGNAHSFCSCSHGAGRLLSRSKAKNVYTLDDLIEQTKGVECRKDNDVLDEIPGAYKPIEQVMENQSDLVEVVATLKQVVCVKG; encoded by the coding sequence ATGCCCTACGAACAATTAACAATCAACACACCAGCACCTGTTTTATCTTGGGCAAATCATCCTTTAGCCAGCGATGAAACCAAGATGGCTAAAAATGTAGCATCTCTACCATTTGTATTTAAACACGTAGCATTAATGCCAGATGTGCATTTAGGTAAAGGTGCTTTAGTTGGCTCTGTTATAGCTACCAAAGATGCAATTATTCCTGCTGCTGTTGGCGTTGATATTGGCTGTGGTATGAGTGCAATTAAAATGCCATTTTCAGGCGATAAATTAGAAGGAAAACTCAAAAAAATTCGCCTAGATATTGAAGCAGCAATTCCCACAGGTTTCAACGAAAACAAAGACATTGAAAAATCAGTTACTAACTGGCAACGTTGGCGTGATTTTCAAGGTTTGCATCCAGGTGTGCAAGACTTAGAAACTAAAGCGATGAAACAAATGGGTTCTCTCGGTGGAGGAAATCACTTTATTGAGGTGTGCCTCGATACAGAGAATCAAGTTTGGCTAATGTTACATTCTGGTTCACGCAACATCGGCAATAAATTAGCTCAATGTCATATTAATACGGCCAAAGAATTAGCCAAAATGGCAGGTCATAAATTACCTGATCCTGATTTAGCTTACTTTGTAGCTAGAACACCAGAGTTTCAAGCTTACTGGAATGATTTGCAGTGGTCACAAGACTATGCTCGTTTCAACCGTGATGTGATGATGCTACGTTTTAAACACATCATCGAAAAACATTTAGCAGGTGGGAAATTAACTAAACCTTTATTGCAGGTAAATTGTCATCATAATTACGCCGAAAAAGAAGTGCATTTTGATGAGGATGTTTACGTTACTCGTAAAGGTGCAGTCCGCGCCCAGATTGAAGATTATGGGATTATTCCTGGTTCGATGGGGGCAAAGTCTTTCATCGTTAAGGGTAAAGGTAATGCCCACAGTTTTTGTTCTTGTTCTCACGGTGCAGGCAGATTATTATCCAGAAGTAAGGCGAAAAATGTTTACACCCTTGACGACTTAATTGAGCAAACTAAAGGTGTAGAATGTCGGAAAGATAATGATGTTTTAGATGAAATTCCCGGTGCTTA